TATAACGCAAGCTATCCTCTTCTATTAAGAAAGGAACTAGTCCTCCTTCAATTTCTAAGAACAGCGACTCTATCTCTTCAAAAGTTTCACCATACGCTGGATTAAACTTAATAATAACTTCTCCTTGTAGTCCATGGGTTCTCATAATATACCCAATGGAGATACATCTATTAATATCTATTTCACGACACATAAATCAACTCTTTTGTAATGTTTACCCCAACAAATAAATGCTGATTATTTACAAAAATAAAAAAGGCGATGGAAATCCATCGCCTTAATACCTTAAATAATTTATCTTAGAAGTTACTAATTATAAAAGTAACATGTCTGATCGATAAATTAAGCTTCAGCAGTATCTGCATCTGCTTCTGGTGCAACTTCTGCTTCAGCAGCAGCAGCAGCAGCTTCAGCAGCAGCATCTGCTTTCTTCTTAGCTAACTCTTGTGTACGAGCTTCTTTGATTTCAGCTTCTTTAGCCAATGAATCTGCTTTAACAGAGTCTTTAGCTGCAGTTAGAGCGTCTTTCTTAGCTTGTTGTTTCACAGCTTTAGCTGCTTTCCATGCTTCGAATTTAGCTTCAGCAGTAGCTTCATCAAATGCTCCTTTTTTCACACCACCAATAACGTGTTTCTTGTAAAGAACACCCTCCTCAGAAAGGATTGATCTTGCAGTGTCAGTAGGTTGAGCTCCCTTTAGCATCCAGTTTAGAGCTTTATCGAAATCAAGCTCGATGGTAGCAGGATTAGTATTTGGATTATATGATCCAATTCTTTCAATGAACTTACCATCACGTGGTGCCCTGCTATTAGCTACAACAATGTAGTAATAGGCATTTCTTTTACGACCGTGTCGTGCTAAACGAATTTTAACTGGCATAATGAAAAATGCTTAATAATATTAATTAATTAATTTGCGTTGCAAAGTTAATATATTTCCCTAATTATTCTATCCTTTAAATCTTTTTATTGCGTTAAAAAACAATATTCTATCCACATTTTCAAAATATTAGAATTGTGATGAGAGGATTATTACATTTTATTTTTACTATTTTTGTTTTGTATGACGTTTCGTGCTTCATAAAACTTTACGCAAAATATCGTTATGAGAATAATATTCAATGTTGTGATTGTATGTATCACACTATTTACCATGGTTTCATGTGGTGACTCTACTTCACTTGATTGGGATGTTGATATCTACACCAAAATTAGAAAGTCAGGGAATGACACTATTTATGCACTTTCAGGATATGCATATGCGTATCAACCTATGTCGAAGGTGTCTGTATCTACTCCCACTTATACTGATGAAGATGGTAAATTTGAAAATTCTCAAGAGATCTCTTTACGTAAATTTATTGGTTTAGATAACTCTTGGATTCTTCCTGGTTTAGACAGTGACTATAGTAAGACATATCCAATCATTGGGGACTACACCTTCTATGCTACAACAAGTGGTGGAGATGCAACATATACTAAAAACAACACCATTAGTAAGAAGGTAATACTTCCTACTAGCTTTGTTTCTGTTATATACGATGCAACATCAGACAGTTATAAGATAACATGGAATTGGATGAGTGGGGTGACGAATTATCGAGTGAACCTTTATAAAGGTGATCTATTGGTCGCACAATCTGGATTGACTAGAGAGCCTATTGCCACCATAACGATTCAAGAGGGGAAAGGTTTTAATGATGTTGCTGTTGCAATAGGAGATGCTGTAAACTTCGAGGTTGTAGGTAATGTTTACGAGACATCTACTTCTAGTAAGATTGAGATACAAGCTTCGATGGTTCAGTCCATTGTTTGGGGAGAAGACTACAATGCCCCAAGCTCTTCATCATCATCTTCTACGGCATCAAGTGCTCGATAGATCTCATCTATTTGAAAACCACGACCTGCGGCATATCGCATTAGTTTTTGCTTTATCTCCCATGGATCATCTGTTTTTAAACTTTTTTGTTTCTTTTGTAACAGCGAGATTAGTTTCTCATTATAGGATTCTTTATCCATCTCTTCCCATACCGTTTCAAAAGTAGACTGAGGCATACGTTTTTGTTGAAGATGAAACCAAATCTTCTGTTTCCCCCATCCATTAAAAGTCATCTTGTCTTTTACATAGTAACGAACGAACCTCTCATCATCCAAAAATTTTTCAACTATAAGTCTGTCAATAATTTCGTTCGCATCAGTCTCTTCAATTCCCCATTGTATCAGTTTCTTTTGAATATCGAAGCTGCATTTTTCAGTTCTACTACATAGTGCTGCCGCTCTATTCAAAGCTTGTTCTTTTGTGTAAGTTTTCATCTGATCTATTTTTTATAAACGGCTTTAATCATACGGTCGTTCCCTGATAAATCTTTTCTCAATGTAATATCTTTGAAACCAATACGCTTTAGTAGATGAACTGTATCATCACCAAGATATTGATTTATCTCAAAGAACAATAGGCCTTCATTATTCAAATGGTCATATGCATATTTTGCAATTTCTCTGTAGAATATGAGAGGGTCTTCATTGCTTACAAAAAGGGCCATATCTGGTTCATGTAGCAATACATTATCTCTCATTTCTACCTTTTCACTTTGTCTAATATAAGGAGGATTGCTAACAACAATATCCCATTTTCGACTCTTAATTTCGGTGGAAATATTCAGTGCATTGTCATGCTTTAATTCCACCTCTACCTCATTTTTAAGGGCATTCTCAGTCGCAACTTGTAACGCTTCTTCCGAAAAATCAATGGAGGTTACTTTCGAGTTTGGGATATTCTTTTTTAGGGTAATAGGGATACATCCACTACCTGTTCCAATGTCTAGGATAGACTGATGTTGGTGCACCTCTTGAATAATCCATTCAATTAGTTCCTCTGTCTCTGGTCGTGGTATAAGTACAGAAGGATTCACACGAAATGTTAGTCCATAGAAGTCTGCTTCTCCAATAATATATTGTAAAGGTTCATCATCTAGAAGTCTTTCGACTGCACTTTTAAGTGAGTTCCATTGCTCTTGTGATGGAGAGGTAAAATCTTTTGTAAACCACTCAATAGACGTGATGTCAAGGAGATGAATCGCCAATATTTTCATCATATTTTGTGCTTCGTAAACATCGTAATGTGATGCCAATGATCTTTGTAGTGAATTGAGTACCTCTTTCATGAAATTACTTTTCAGCATTTTATATCTTTGTCTGCAAAGATACAATCTTATCAGATTGTATCAGAAACTAATCATTTAATTATTGCTACGGTTCTTTTATCGTTATATACTATGGAATATCCTTTTAAAGTTGCATCGAGATATATGCATCGTGCCATTGAGTTGGCACGTCTAGGAATGAGTCGTGTTGCTCCAAACCCTATGGTAGGAGCAGTTGTTGTTTATCATGATATGATTATTGGAGAGGGTTTTCATCAGAGGTTTGGAGAAGCCCATGCTGAAGTCAATGCAATTAATGCAGTAAAGGATAAGTCCTTACTGAAAGATGCCACCATATATGTTACGTTAGAGCCTTGTGCTCATTATGGAAAAACACCTCCATGTGCAGAACTTATTATAAAGAGCGGTATTCCTAGAGTCGTTGTTGGGGTAACAGATCCCTTTGCTAAGGTAAAAGGTAAAGGAATTCAAATGATGAAAGATGCCGGCATACAAGTTGTTGAGTCTTTTTGTGAACCATTGTGTTACCAGCTGAATAGACGTTTCTTTACATTTCATAGACACAAAAGACCATATATCATATTAAAATGGGCTCAGACACTAGATGGTTTTATGGATATTGATCGGACTAAAGAGTATTATGGTCAACCAACTTGGATAACGAATGAGTTGTCTAAAGTGGCCGTTCATAAGACCAGGGTTGACGAAGATGCTATTATGGTTGGTACCCAGACTGCTGTGAAAGATAATCCATCTTTGACTGTTCGAGAATGGGCACAAGATAAGCATCCTCTTCGTGTTTTACTAGATCTAAATAGTCGTGTTCCTAGAACACAAGCTCTTTTTGATGGAGCAATCCCAACAGTAATCTACACCTATACCGAAGAATCATCTCTCCCAAATACAACGTTTGTTTCAATTGATAAAACCAAAGGTTTGTGGCAACAAATACTCTCTGATCTTCATGAAAGAAATATTCAATCTTTAATAGTAGAGGGAGGCCCTACGACACTGCAGTCTTTAATCAAAGAGTCCCTTTGGGATGAAGCAAGAGTCTTTTTAGGGCATGGCTTTTTTCAGTCAGGAGTGCGTGCACCCGAGTTTCCTGGAACGATGGTTAGTCGTGATTATCTTGATGATTCTAGTTTAATTGTTTTGCGTAGAGAAATAGACAACCATGAAAACTTGTAGAAAGTTATCGAACTAAATAGAGAAGTCTTCTTTTTCATTAAGAAGACTTTTGTATTTAAATTTCTCAGTCAAGAGGAGTATTTATCTATTTATACTTGCGAAAAAAGCTTCGAAATTTCATCTTCATAACACCAAAAAAAGCTTCGCCAAAAATACCACCACTCATCTTAGAAGTTCCTTCTTGTCTATCGGTAAATATGATAGGAACTTCTTGTACATTAAAACCATATTTCCATGAAGTGAATTTCAACTCAATTTGAAAGCCATAGCCCTTCATGCGTATTTTATCGAAAGGTATTTTCTCAAGCACTTCTTTTTTATAGCATTTAAATCCTGCTGTAGCATCCATTATAGGCATTCTTGTTATCAATCTTACATACATTGAAGCGCCATAAGACATTAATACTCTTCCTAATGGCCAATTGATCACATTAATGCCGGATATATATCTAGAACCAATTGCTAGATCCGCACCGTCCACACATTTTTGTCGTAGTCTGATCAAATCGTCTGGATTGTGAGAAAAGTCCGCATCCATTTCGTATATATACTGATAATTGTGTTTTAGAGACCACTTAAAACCATGGATATATGCTGTACCTAGTCCTAGTTTACCCGAGCGATGTTCAATAAAGAGACGGTCTTTGAACTCATCCAACATATTCGTAACAATTTGTCCTGTGCCATCAGGAGAACCATCATCAATAATTAGTATATGAAAATCATGTTCGAGATTCATGACATAACGAATCATCTTTTCAATATTCTCTTTTTCATTATATGTCGGGATGATAACGATAGAATCTTTCACGTGTCTTTATTTTTTTAATTGTTTCTACTTTTCTTATTCTATATCCTTGTTAAGATTACGAAACTTTTGTGAGAAAAAAAAGAGCTAATATTTTATTTCATGTTTTAATTTGACTTAATCTTTTGAGAGCTCTATCCTGAAATATCTATCTTGTTGACGAATCATGAATAGATAAAAAAAGCCTACTTTCATAAGGAAAGCAAGCTTTTTTATCGTTCGTTCGTAAAAAGTAATACCTATCGTAAAAGTTTTACTTAATTAATTCTTAGGGCGGCGATTGCCACCATTTTCTCTGCGGTTACCACCTTCTCTATTGTTACGTGGTGGGCGCTCTTTATAACCTTCTGGTTTTGGAAGAAGTGCTTTACGAGAAAGTTTTAGCTTTCCTGTTTTGCTATCTACCTCCACAAGCTTAACCTCAATAATATCTCCTTCTTTCATTAGACCATCCATGGTCTCATGACGTGACCAGTCGATCTCAGAAATGTGTAGAAGACCATCTTTTCCAGGAATAATCTCAATAAATGCACCAAATGCAACAATTGATTTTACTTTTCCTTTGTATACTTCTCCAACTTCAGGAACGGCAACAATACCTTTGATACGTGCTACTGCAGCTTCAATAGTCTCTTTGTTTGTAGCTGAAATCTCAACAATACCGTGTCCATCTTTTTCTTCAATAGAGATTACTGATTGTGTCTCTTCTTGAATCTGTTGGATGATCTTTCCACCAGGTCCAATGATCGCACCAATCATATCTTTTGGTACAGTCATCTTCACAATACGTGGAACGAAAGGTTTGTAATCGTCGCGTACTTCAGAAATTACCTCTTCCACTTTACCCATGATATGAAGACGTCCCTGACGTGCTTGCTCAAGAGCTTGTTCAAGAACTTCGTATGGTAAACCATCTACTTTGATATCCATCTGAGTAGCTGTAATACCATCTTTTGTCCCTGTAACTTTAAAGTCCATGTCTCCTAGGTGATCTTCATCACCAAGAATATCTGAAAGAACAGCAAATTTCTCGTTGTCTGTGATCAATCCCATCGCAATACCTGTAACAGGCTTTTTGATCTGAACACCTGCATCCATTAGTGCCATTGTTCCAGCACATACAGTTGCCATAGACGACGATCCATTCGATTCAAGTACGTCTGAAATAACACGTACAACATATGGATAATCTTTAGGGATCATTCCTTTTAAGGCACGATAAGCTAAATTACCATGACCAATCTCACGACGAGATATACCTCTTGGGGTACGAGCCTCACCAGTACAGAATGGAGGGAAATTATAGTGCAATAAGAAACGCTCTCTACTTTGAAGAGTTGCATTGTCAATAATCTTCTCGTCAGACTTTGTTCCCAAAGTAACAGAAGTTAGAGACTGTGTTTCTCCACGAGTGAAGACAGCCGAACCGTGTACACGTGGTAAATAATCTACTTCTCCCCAAATAGGACGGATCTCAGTAGTTTTTCTACCATCTAAACGTTGGCCTTCATCTAAAATACATCTACGAACTGCATCTTTATGAACATCGTGAAAGTATTTATTGATAAGGAAATTATTAATTTCACTATCTTCTTTACCTTCTGTGTAAGAAGAAACAAACTCTTCTTTGATCTCAGAAAACAATTGACTACGCTTATGCTTATCTGCAAGTCCTCTTGAGGCTACCTCATAGCATTTGCTATAACACTGCTCATTAACCAATGCAAGAAGGGCTTCGTCAGACTGTTCGTGACAAAACTCACGTTTTACTACACTTAATGTTTCTGCTAGTTCTGCTTGTGCAGTACATTGCAAACGAATGGATTGGTGGGCAAATTTAATTGCATCAAGCATCTCTTTTTCAGACACCTCATCCATTTCACCCTCTACCATCATGATGTTATCGTAAGTTGCACCCACCATAATATCTAGATCTGCCTCTTGCAATTGATCATAGGTTGGATTGATCACAAATGATCCTCCAATACGAGCCACACGAGCTTCAGAAATATATGTTTCAAACGGAACGTCTGAAACTGCCAAAGCTGCTGATGCAGCCAATCCCGCAAGGGCATCTGGCATATCACCCTCTCCTACTGAAAGAAGAGAGATCATTACTGCTGTCTCTGCATGATAATCGCTTGGGAAAAGCGGACGTAAAGCACGGTCAACCAAACGAGCAACTAGAATTTCGTCGTCTGATGGACGTCCTTCTCTCTTGGTAAAACCTCCAGGAAAGCGTCCTGCCGCAGAAAATTTCTCACGGTAATCTACCGTAAGTGGCATGAAATCAACATCATCTTTTGCCTCAGTAGAAGAAACTACTGTTGCCAATAACATTGTATCACCCATTCTTACTACAACCGATCCATCGGCTTGCTTTGCCAGTTTTCCAGTCTCGATAGAGATCTCTCTTCCATCGCCTAGATCGATTGTTTTAACTACAGGTTGAATCATAATTTCAAAAAATTAATAATCGAAAGATAAATGGGTGGGGCCTTTCGAAAACAGAAAAGAGAGGGCAAACCCTCTCTTTAGAAAATTATTTACGCAAGTTAAGTTCTTTGATAATCGCACGGTAACGCTCGATATCTTTTTTCTTTAGATAGTCAAGCAAGCTACGACGCTTACCTACCAACTTAATTAGTGCATGTTGTGTAGAGAAATCTTTGCGGTTTTTTTTCAAGTGCTCAGTAAGGTGAGCAATACGGAATGTAAACAACGCAATTTGTCCTTCTGCAGAACCTGTGTTTGTTGCTTTCTCTCCGTGTTTAGCAAAAATTTCTTGTTTCTTTTCTGAAGTTAAATACATCTTAGAATATTTTAAATAATGATACAATATCTACGCAGCAGCATTTTATATTATATGGCAACCGCGCAGAATTAACTAAAAATCGGCTCAAAGTTAATATTTTTTACCGACTCTTCTTCATCACAAACTTATTATTTTGAATAATTGTTTTGAATGCGCAATAAGGTGAAATACAGCATTATACTTATAACTCATTACACACCTCTATTTCCCTCTTTCTAAGGTCTTCTTAAATTGTCCTACTTGTATTATTGAACCTAAAATAAACACTTTGTCTGTTCTCTGTATTACATCGTTATTTTGAGGATTGAAGATATATTTACCACTTCTCTGTTTTATACCTACAATATTTACTCCTGAACGATCAACATTTTTTAACTCCTCTATGCTCTTTCCTTCAAATGATGGGCACATATAATTACAACCAATCTCCTCTAGAGAGACATCTTTGTTACTTTGGAGTAACACATATTCCATAAATTCTACGACATCTGGTTGCATTACCAACTTACTCATTCGTTGGCCTCCCATTCTTTCAGGCATAATTACGTTGTTCGCTCCAGCTCTTTTGAGTTTCATATCAGATCCTCGTTCAGATGCCCTACTGATAATTTTTATATTGGGATTCATCTCTCTTGCCGTTAAAACAACAAATACATTGTCTGCATCGTTGGGCGTCGTTGCAATAAGGGCTTTGGCTCTATCTATACCTGCAGATATTAGCACTTCTTCGTGCGTCGCATCTCCTTTTATGTATAAAAGTTCGGGATGTTCCTTTACATGATCAATAACATTATCTCGCTTCTCAATGATTACAAACTCTTGATTATGATCTAGTAGCTCTAAACATGCTTGTTCTCCATTACGACCGAAACCACAAACAATCACATGGTTCGTAAGTTTATGTATGCGTTTATTCACTCTATTATTTTTAATGTATTCAAAAAGTTCTCCTTCGACAATAAATGTTACTACTGATGTACCTAAATATGCCAAATTACCCAATGACATAAGTATCAACCCAGAAGTAAATAGACGACCCATCTCGCTTAAAGGTTTGATCTCTCCAAAGCCTACTGTAGATATCGTTATGATCGTCATGTAAAGTGCATCAACAAAAGAGTAATCTTCAATAACTTCATATCCAACAATTCCAAAAGTTAGTATTAGCATAAATATGGAGATTCCAATACGTAAAGTTTTGGTTGATTTATGTTTAAATTGATTCATCTATTTTATTATCCATTTTTTGGCTTGTATCAAATGTACCATAATTTTAAAAATTACCGACCTAAATTTTTGAATAATATCTGACCAATATCACATTCTAGACACCTGTGTTTTGAACAGTAGTGGTGATGAAGAGATATGAGTGCTTGAGAGTCCATTGCATGTTTTAACTTAAAACCTCGGTCACTCCATGTTTTGCTGATGAAATTTTTTTCATATGTTATCGATTCAAGCCATCGTATTCCTTTCTCTTTCCACTCCTGTCTATTCAGCCGATCTCCATAAACCATCATGAATGGAATGATTGTATTTATTACAATACTATTCATTGAGTTTTTGCTTAATTTTTTACTTTTTACTGCTCCCTGCTTACCAAACCGGAAATGACGAAGCCAATATTCTGAAGGGGTCACTTGATACATTGCTTCTAATTCGGAAACTTTCGTCTTCTCTACTGTCTGTGAGAGCAAATGGGTAGAGCTAGATAGCAGTGAAACAAACTGAGCAATTCTTAAGGTTGGAAAATTATATGGACGAGTCCGCATAAATTTCCACATTCCTCTATTTAGCGGCTTCAATTCATATTTGTTTTGAAGAAATTTATACTCCTCTATCAACCCTTTTTCCCATGTACTATCTCCTTTCGTTGGAAGAAGTCCTGATTGTCCAAAATATAGGGCTTCCAATCTTTGAAGACTGCTACGCTCTTTATATAGTATTTTAAGTGGTACTGATCTTGCCAACTGCTCCATAGCATCGCTATTAATTCTAAACCCAAAACTTCTTGCGAGAAGATAATAGAACACATGTTGCCAATCATTAAGACTCCATTCCAGCATATGAATCATTGCTTGGGATTTCTCCTCAATTCGTGAAATAGCATGTCGCTGAAGAATAAAGTGAAAGTGGACTGCAGAAATTTTGTCGGGAGAAATATCACATCTCAACCAATTGTTACAAGCTTGCCATGAATCTAGTTTATCGGTAAATTTGGGTAGCAACACAATGGCTAAACATGGAATCGGTTCTCCCCATCTATGCAAAACTTTTCGATCCTCTTTTAACACAACATGAAGGATAACATTTTCGTATGATGAATCCTTATGATGATTATGCTCATACCATTCGGAGGATCTGTTATGTATTTCAACATTTCCGACCCATAAGGTGCTATCTATTCGTATACGAGCTTGAAAAAAATCTGGACCAGAATCTTTATTTATATAACCAGGATGTAGTATCTCTATGGGTTTATTACAAGTAGTTCTAAGATTTTTATAATGAAAAAGTCTATACTGCCATGCCAACTGTATGTGATGTTCTGATATCTTCATTTCCTGACGATATTGTAAATAATATTACAGTTTAATTATCTACTTAGTACAAACAGACGTGGTATATTGTTTATGTTTTAGAGGAGGATACGTTTTAAATCTATAAAATATCCATGGAAGGGGGGAGGTGATAGCAATAATATGTGAAGCGACTGGGATCAAAATAGATACACTCAAACCAAAGAAATATCGGCAAGAATTGATTTGTAAAATATACCAGTTCTTGTCAATAATGATTTGAGATAGATGAATCAAATCAATTGGAAAAATAAGGGATGTCTTTTTTGCGTTGACATCCCTCTTATGCTATAAAGAGCACATTTTGTTAAAATTGACCTGCAATAACAGTAATTGTTTGGTCCTCTTTAAAGTAACGTTGTGCTATTTCAAGAATCTCTTCTGGTGTAACAGACTGTATGGTATGAATGAGTTTCTGATAATGATCCCATTCTAAACCGAATCCAATTAACGACTCAAGTGTATTTGCTCGTGCAAAAGGACCATCCACTTCACTCATTATTTTACTCATCATATAAGAACGAACCATATGCATTTCTGCTTCTTCGATCTTTTCAGTTCTCAATCGTTCGATCTCTTTATTGATCTCTTCTAATGCTGGAGTGCAAACATGAGAACCAACCTCAGAAAAAATAAACATGGCTCCACCTGCTTGGAAAGAGAGGTAAGATGCTCGTATACCATAAGTATAACCTTTATCTTCTCGTATATTCATATTCAACCTAGAACCAAAATAACCTCCAAGAGCAGTGATTAGAAAGCGCAATTTGAAATAGTCATCTCCCATTTTATTTGGAAGAGGAATTCCCATTGCAATAGCATTTTGTGATGCTCCTTTTTTCTCTATCTTCTCTGTTCCAAAAGTTGGATTAAAAGCAGAGGATTGATTCGTTGAGAGAGAGGTCTTTTCCCATGAGGTATTTCCAAAAAGAGAGCCAATACGATCTACGGATTCTTCATTTGCTTTACCACAAACAATTAAGTTAAGATCATTGGGACGATAATTTTCTTGATGAAATGAAATTAGATCTTCACGGGATATATGGTTGTAAACATCGATATCCTCGAAAGGAGCATATGGATGATCTTTCCCCATCAACATTCTGAAAAAGCGTCGTTGTGCCATCACGCTTACCTTCTGGCTATCCTCCGCAAATTTGTGAAGCCTTTTGGTCTTTAATATATCAAACTCTTTTTGTGGAAATATTGGATTGTGTATGACCGATTCTAGTGAAGGGAGTAATGGCTCAAGGTGTTTTGAAAGAGTTAAAAAAGATAATACACTATAGTCATAGCCAGGAGTGATATGTAGATAGGCCCCGTAGTAATCAAGTTGTTCTGCTAGCTGTTGGGCTGTGAAATCGGTTGTCCCTTCGGTTAACATTTTGGCTGTCATCGACGATTGCAGAGGTTTGCCTGCCGCCTTGAGGCCTGCATGAAACATGACATCAATCTTAATAAGGTCTTGTTCTCCTGCCACCAAATTATGAAGAAGCGTGCCATTCTTAAGACTTTTGGTCTCTACATTAGGGAGATCAATACGACTAACAGGCTTATGTGATGGTGCTTTAGTTCTAAAATTAGACATGGATTATGACTCTTTTGTTGTGTTACTTAAATAGAATATTTCATTACAGTTATCTTCTGTAAAGGTCTCATGAGCAAACTCTTGGAGCTGTTCTCCAGTTATTTCACGGTACTTATCCACTTGTGTGTTGATCAAGTCGATATCCCCAGATAGTTCATATGCTGCTAGTTGCATCGCTTTATCCAAATAGCTGCTTTCAGAGTATAGGAGGTTTGCTTCGAATTTATTTTTGATCTTTTCTAACTCTCGTGTTACAATTTTATTATTCTTTAGTGCTTCCAGCTCTTCAAAGACTGCCTTTTTTGCCTCTTCAAGATCCACTCCATCAGATGGTTTTCCTATGATAAGAAATAGTCCTGGATCTTCTTCTCCTGAAATGAAAGCATCGATGTCGATAAAAAGTTGCTTCTCTACAACCAACTTCTGGTAGAAACGAGAAGAATTTCCAGAAGCAAGAATATCTGAAGTGAAATCACCACAACGATAATTAGTCGTGTTTTTGGCTCCCATATGCCAACTCCAAATCAACATATTGTTCGGAACATCCCTATAAACCGTTTCTGTTTTAAATCCTTTTTGTTTTGGTTCAGATGGATAATTTCGAGGCTTGATAGCTCGTGAAGGAATCGATCCAAACCATTTTTCTGCTAAAGATACTATTTGATCGAACTCTACATTTCCCGATGCAACAAGAATTGCATTATTGGGTGCGTAGTGTTCGTAAAAAAATGTCTTCACATCTTCCAATGTCGAATCTTCAATATGTTTTATCTCTTTTCCTATGGTAGGCCATTGGTATGGATGCTTCTCATATGCCTGCTTACGAATTAAATGCCAAATATCCCCATAA
The Prolixibacteraceae bacterium DNA segment above includes these coding regions:
- a CDS encoding DUF2851 family protein; the protein is MKISEHHIQLAWQYRLFHYKNLRTTCNKPIEILHPGYINKDSGPDFFQARIRIDSTLWVGNVEIHNRSSEWYEHNHHKDSSYENVILHVVLKEDRKVLHRWGEPIPCLAIVLLPKFTDKLDSWQACNNWLRCDISPDKISAVHFHFILQRHAISRIEEKSQAMIHMLEWSLNDWQHVFYYLLARSFGFRINSDAMEQLARSVPLKILYKERSSLQRLEALYFGQSGLLPTKGDSTWEKGLIEEYKFLQNKYELKPLNRGMWKFMRTRPYNFPTLRIAQFVSLLSSSTHLLSQTVEKTKVSELEAMYQVTPSEYWLRHFRFGKQGAVKSKKLSKNSMNSIVINTIIPFMMVYGDRLNRQEWKEKGIRWLESITYEKNFISKTWSDRGFKLKHAMDSQALISLHHHYCSKHRCLECDIGQILFKNLGR
- a CDS encoding insulinase family protein; the protein is MSNFRTKAPSHKPVSRIDLPNVETKSLKNGTLLHNLVAGEQDLIKIDVMFHAGLKAAGKPLQSSMTAKMLTEGTTDFTAQQLAEQLDYYGAYLHITPGYDYSVLSFLTLSKHLEPLLPSLESVIHNPIFPQKEFDILKTKRLHKFAEDSQKVSVMAQRRFFRMLMGKDHPYAPFEDIDVYNHISREDLISFHQENYRPNDLNLIVCGKANEESVDRIGSLFGNTSWEKTSLSTNQSSAFNPTFGTEKIEKKGASQNAIAMGIPLPNKMGDDYFKLRFLITALGGYFGSRLNMNIREDKGYTYGIRASYLSFQAGGAMFIFSEVGSHVCTPALEEINKEIERLRTEKIEEAEMHMVRSYMMSKIMSEVDGPFARANTLESLIGFGLEWDHYQKLIHTIQSVTPEEILEIAQRYFKEDQTITVIAGQF
- a CDS encoding insulinase family protein — encoded protein: MIQYKKHLLENGLRVVVHQDKTTPFAALNVLYRVGAKDESPDQTGFAHFFEHLMFGGSINIPDYDHELQKVGGNNNAFTSNDITNYYLTLPADNIETGFWLESDRMLSLAFSEKSFLTQQQVVIEEFRQNYINQPYGDIWHLIRKQAYEKHPYQWPTIGKEIKHIEDSTLEDVKTFFYEHYAPNNAILVASGNVEFDQIVSLAEKWFGSIPSRAIKPRNYPSEPKQKGFKTETVYRDVPNNMLIWSWHMGAKNTTNYRCGDFTSDILASGNSSRFYQKLVVEKQLFIDIDAFISGEEDPGLFLIIGKPSDGVDLEEAKKAVFEELEALKNNKIVTRELEKIKNKFEANLLYSESSYLDKAMQLAAYELSGDIDLINTQVDKYREITGEQLQEFAHETFTEDNCNEIFYLSNTTKES